In Cryptomeria japonica chromosome 10, Sugi_1.0, whole genome shotgun sequence, a genomic segment contains:
- the LOC131072516 gene encoding early nodulin-like protein 3 encodes MAPSASTYCLIFMVMGFTFMNMMGCSAKQHVVGDNRGWDPASDFKGWASRKIFHVRDNLWFAYASSQQSVLELKSQEEFENCDVSNPIKLYDGGLDAVPLIEMGDRYFTNGNVEDCQCGMKVHINVLSDGLDNGQSDNFNVVSDGLDNAAKDLGLYLLSDGMEHYIVALAGDDLMEEGAIKEVIAEGPTSSRRQLSDCPPSILINLTLSICGTVITMLIYAML; translated from the exons atgGCTCCAAGTGCATCTACTTATTGCTTGATCTTCATGGTGATGGGATTCACTTTCATGAATATGATGGGGTGTTCAGCAAAACAACATGTGGTGGGGGACAACAGAGGATGGGATCCTGCCTCAGATTTCAAAGGATGGGCTTCCCGCAAGATCTTCCATGTTCGAGATAATCTCT GGTTTGCTTATGCTTCCTCTCAACAAAGTGTATTGGAGCTGAAGAGCCAAGAAGAGTTTGAGAATTGTGATGTGAGCAATCCAATCAAGCTATATGATGGAGGGCTTGATGCAGTCCCACTCATTGAAATGGGTGACAGATATTTTACCAATGGAAATGTAGAAGACTGTCAATGTGGAATGAAAGTGCACATTAATGTTTTATCTGATGGACTCGACAATGGCCAATCTGACAATTTCAATGTAGTTTCAGATGGGCTTGACAATGCAGCCAAAGATTTGGGTTTATATTTATTATCAGATGGAATGGAGCATTATATTGTTGCTTTGGCTGGTGATGATTTGATGGAGGAGGGGGCAATAAAGGAGGTAATTGCTGAAGGGCCCACATCATCACGAAGGCAATTATCTGATTGCCCTCCATCAATTCTcataaacctcacactctccatttGTGGCACTGTTATCACCATGCTTATTTACGCCATGCTTTAG